In Mesorhizobium sp. 113-3-3, a genomic segment contains:
- a CDS encoding carbohydrate ABC transporter permease yields the protein MAAQIFSAIFVIIIGVGGCVAYFWGANKLLDLTFPSRGVTGTAAVNNLRRQGLVRPWLFVGPAMIILTIYLIYPVVATLWLSFLDRGGTSFVGLANYEWALRDPDLRRSILNNLLWLAVVPAACTFLGLIIAVLTDKIWWGTIAKSLIFLPLAISFVGASVIWKFIYEYRGEGQVQIGLLNAIIQHFGGQPQVWISLPFWNNFFLMIILIWIQTGFAMVILSSALRGIPEETLEAAVIDGANPFQIFWKIMVPQIWGTIAVVWTTITILVLKVFDIVLTMTNGQWNSQVLANLMFDWMFRGGGDFGRGATIAIIIMIAVIPIMVWNIRQANKETGGH from the coding sequence ATGGCGGCTCAGATTTTCTCGGCCATTTTCGTCATCATCATCGGCGTCGGCGGCTGTGTCGCCTACTTCTGGGGCGCCAACAAACTGTTGGACCTGACCTTCCCTTCGCGCGGGGTCACCGGCACGGCTGCAGTCAACAATCTGCGCCGGCAGGGCCTGGTGCGGCCATGGCTGTTCGTCGGCCCGGCGATGATCATTCTCACCATCTACCTGATCTACCCGGTGGTCGCGACCCTGTGGCTCTCCTTCCTCGACCGCGGCGGCACCAGTTTCGTCGGGCTCGCCAATTACGAGTGGGCCTTGCGCGACCCGGATCTCCGACGCTCGATCCTGAACAATCTGCTGTGGCTGGCGGTGGTGCCGGCGGCCTGCACGTTCCTCGGCCTGATCATCGCCGTGCTCACCGACAAGATCTGGTGGGGCACTATCGCCAAGAGCCTGATCTTCCTGCCGCTGGCCATCTCCTTTGTCGGCGCCAGCGTGATCTGGAAGTTCATTTATGAGTATCGCGGCGAGGGCCAGGTGCAGATCGGCCTGCTCAACGCCATCATCCAGCATTTCGGCGGCCAGCCGCAGGTGTGGATCTCGCTGCCGTTCTGGAACAATTTCTTCCTGATGATCATCCTGATCTGGATCCAGACCGGCTTTGCCATGGTCATCCTGTCTTCCGCGCTGCGCGGCATTCCGGAAGAAACGCTGGAAGCCGCCGTCATCGACGGCGCCAACCCGTTCCAGATCTTCTGGAAGATCATGGTGCCGCAGATCTGGGGCACCATCGCCGTCGTCTGGACCACGATCACCATCCTGGTGCTCAAGGTGTTCGATATCGTGCTGACCATGACCAACGGCCAGTGGAACAGCCAGGTTCTGGCCAATCTGATGTTCGACTGGATGTTCCGCGGTGGCGGCGATTTCGGCCGTGGCGCGACGATCGCCATCATCATCATGATCGCGGTCATCCCGATCATGGTCTGGAACATCCGCCAGGCGAACAAAGAGACGGGAGGACACTGA
- a CDS encoding DUF680 domain-containing protein, whose product MNKIILAAAAVLAISGSAFAGSDNYGSNGANQPAAAVDNSYTASVGKSAPATQAPAQQGSDRNLFGNN is encoded by the coding sequence ATGAACAAGATCATCCTTGCTGCCGCCGCCGTCCTGGCCATTTCCGGCAGCGCCTTCGCCGGCAGCGACAACTACGGTTCCAACGGTGCCAACCAGCCGGCCGCTGCGGTCGACAATTCCTACACGGCTTCGGTCGGCAAGTCGGCTCCGGCCACCCAGGCTCCTGCTCAGCAGGGCTCCGACCGCAACCTTTTCGGCAACAACTAA
- a CDS encoding DUF680 domain-containing protein → MNKIILAAAAVLAIPGSAFAGSDNYGSDGANQPAVTSIDNSRTASIRENGSPVYKLLNSSGDVQKSAPQGSDRNLFGR, encoded by the coding sequence ATGAACAAGATCATCCTTGCTGCCGCCGCCGTTCTGGCTATCCCCGGCAGTGCTTTCGCGGGCAGTGACAATTATGGCTCCGATGGCGCCAACCAGCCCGCCGTAACTTCGATCGACAACTCGCGTACGGCTTCGATTCGCGAGAACGGCTCGCCTGTCTACAAGCTGCTCAATTCGTCGGGCGACGTGCAGAAGTCCGCTCCTCAGGGCAGCGACCGGAACCTCTTCGGCCGTTAA
- a CDS encoding ABC transporter substrate-binding protein has protein sequence MKKMLMLGVAFGALALNTPAHAELKFKPGEDSRFHWANFDDLKKVDLKGETLTIFGPWRGEDETLVRSVLDYFSEATGAEVKYSSSENYEQQIVIDTQAGSPPNIAVLPQPGLIQDLASKGVLTPLGDDVAAWIKENYAAGDSWAKLGTYTGKDGKSAFYAFPYKIDVKGLVWYSPDNFQEAGYKVPKTQEELAELEKKIIADGAKPWCIGLGSGGATGWPATDWVEDIMLRTQPPEVYDKWVKNEIPFTDPAVVNAIDIFGKIATDDKMVDGGAKAVAATDFRDSPKGLFTVPPKCYMHHQASFIPSFFPEGVKLGQDADFFPYPPYASKPELGTPLEVAGTLVMITKDSKASREFIKFLEMPLAHELWMAQKSFVTPFKGANKDAYGSDALKKQGEILVGATTVRFDGSDLMPGKVGAGSFWTGMIDLVGGKSAQDVAADIQKSWDAIK, from the coding sequence ATGAAGAAAATGCTTATGCTGGGTGTTGCGTTTGGTGCGCTCGCCCTGAATACGCCCGCGCATGCCGAACTGAAGTTCAAGCCGGGTGAGGATTCGCGCTTTCACTGGGCGAATTTTGACGACCTCAAGAAAGTCGACCTCAAGGGCGAGACGCTGACCATCTTCGGGCCGTGGCGCGGCGAGGATGAGACGCTTGTCCGTTCGGTGCTCGACTATTTCTCCGAGGCGACCGGGGCGGAGGTGAAATACTCCTCGTCCGAAAACTACGAGCAGCAGATCGTCATCGACACCCAGGCCGGCAGCCCGCCAAACATCGCCGTCCTGCCGCAGCCGGGCCTGATCCAGGACCTCGCTTCCAAAGGCGTGCTGACCCCGCTGGGCGACGACGTCGCCGCCTGGATCAAGGAGAACTACGCCGCCGGCGACTCCTGGGCCAAGCTCGGCACCTATACGGGCAAGGACGGCAAGTCGGCTTTCTATGCCTTTCCCTACAAGATCGACGTGAAGGGACTGGTCTGGTACTCGCCCGACAATTTCCAGGAAGCCGGCTACAAGGTGCCGAAGACCCAGGAAGAACTGGCCGAGCTCGAAAAGAAGATCATCGCCGATGGCGCCAAGCCCTGGTGCATCGGGCTTGGTTCCGGCGGCGCGACCGGATGGCCGGCGACCGACTGGGTCGAGGACATCATGCTCCGGACGCAGCCGCCTGAAGTCTACGACAAGTGGGTCAAGAACGAGATCCCGTTCACCGATCCGGCAGTGGTCAACGCCATCGACATCTTCGGCAAGATCGCCACGGACGACAAGATGGTGGATGGCGGCGCCAAGGCAGTGGCGGCGACCGATTTCCGCGACAGCCCGAAAGGCCTCTTCACCGTGCCGCCGAAGTGCTACATGCACCATCAGGCATCGTTCATACCGTCGTTCTTCCCGGAGGGCGTAAAGCTCGGCCAGGACGCGGACTTCTTCCCCTACCCGCCCTACGCCTCCAAGCCGGAACTCGGCACGCCGCTGGAAGTCGCCGGAACGCTGGTGATGATCACCAAGGATTCCAAGGCCTCGCGCGAGTTCATCAAGTTCCTCGAGATGCCGCTCGCGCATGAATTGTGGATGGCGCAGAAGAGCTTCGTCACCCCCTTCAAGGGCGCCAACAAGGATGCCTATGGCAGCGATGCGCTGAAGAAACAGGGCGAGATCCTGGTTGGAGCGACGACGGTGCGTTTCGACGGTTCCGACCTGATGCCCGGCAAGGTGGGCGCCGGCTCATTCTGGACCGGCATGATCGATCTGGTCGGCGGCAAGTCCGCCCAGGACGTGGCCGCCGACATCCAGAAGAGCTGGGACGCCATCAAGTAG
- a CDS encoding carbohydrate ABC transporter permease, with translation MAVATGKSFVSRFGVHIAVLVFVAIWTIPTLGILVSSLRDKDQIVASGWWNSFASSSQTEAGRLPPATAQTQKDGKYVLEGNIFGDGAHRNISAFGVKAAAPTQYPAGTSADLGDGVTLQVNADGSFVMTSPKAFEGDRGQRLYYASSAPPKFTTDNYQTVLFSEGIGRSFMNSLTVTIPATVIPILIAAFAAYALAWMRFPGRALLIAVIIGLLVVPLQMSLIPLLKLYNGVGTFFGVPSKTYLGIWLAHTGFGLPFAIYLLRSYIAGLPREIMESARIDGASDFEIFVKIVLPLSFPVLASFAIFQFLWVWNDLLVAMVFLGTAPDQIVLTAKLNALLGSRGGNWEILTTSAFITIIVPLIVFFSLQRYFVRGLLAGSVKGG, from the coding sequence ATGGCCGTCGCGACCGGAAAATCCTTCGTCAGCCGTTTCGGCGTCCACATAGCGGTGCTGGTCTTTGTTGCCATCTGGACCATTCCGACACTCGGCATCCTGGTCTCGTCGCTGCGCGACAAGGACCAGATCGTCGCCTCGGGCTGGTGGAATTCGTTCGCCAGCTCCAGCCAGACCGAGGCCGGGCGGCTGCCGCCCGCCACGGCGCAGACCCAGAAGGACGGCAAGTACGTCCTCGAGGGCAATATTTTCGGCGACGGTGCCCACCGCAACATCAGCGCCTTCGGCGTCAAGGCGGCGGCACCGACGCAATATCCCGCCGGCACATCGGCCGACCTCGGTGACGGCGTCACCCTGCAGGTCAATGCCGACGGCAGCTTCGTCATGACCTCGCCCAAGGCGTTCGAGGGCGACCGCGGGCAGCGCCTCTACTATGCCTCGTCGGCGCCACCGAAATTCACCACCGACAACTACCAGACCGTGCTGTTCTCGGAAGGCATCGGCCGCTCGTTCATGAATTCGCTGACCGTCACCATCCCGGCGACCGTCATCCCGATCCTGATCGCCGCCTTTGCCGCCTATGCGCTGGCCTGGATGCGGTTTCCCGGCCGGGCGCTGCTGATCGCGGTCATCATCGGCCTGCTGGTGGTGCCGCTGCAGATGTCGCTGATCCCGCTTTTGAAACTCTACAATGGCGTCGGCACTTTCTTCGGCGTGCCGTCGAAGACCTATCTCGGCATCTGGCTGGCGCATACCGGCTTCGGCCTGCCTTTCGCCATCTATCTGCTGAGGAGCTACATCGCCGGCCTGCCGCGCGAGATCATGGAATCGGCACGCATCGACGGCGCCAGCGACTTCGAGATCTTCGTCAAGATCGTGCTGCCGCTGTCCTTCCCGGTGCTGGCCTCCTTCGCCATCTTCCAATTCCTGTGGGTATGGAACGATCTGTTGGTGGCGATGGTTTTCCTTGGTACGGCGCCCGACCAGATCGTGTTGACGGCCAAGCTCAACGCGCTGCTCGGCTCTCGCGGCGGCAACTGGGAGATCCTGACGACATCGGCCTTCATCACCATCATCGTGCCGCTGATCGTCTTCTTCTCGCTGCAGCGCTATTTCGTCCGCGGGCTGCTCGCCGGCTCGGTGAAAGGAGGCTGA
- a CDS encoding ABC transporter ATP-binding protein has protein sequence MADVNLRQVKKSYGNLNILHGIDLDIKSGEFIVFVGPSGCGKSTLLRSIAGLEEITSGELKIDGDVVNDVPPSKRGIAMVFQSYALYPHMTVYDNMAFSMKIGKENKAEIDRRVRQAAEILQLTKYLDRLPKAMSGGQRQRVAIGRAIVRNPKVFLFDEPLSNLDAALRVATRIEIAKLKESMPNTTMIYVTHDQVEAMTLADRIVVLKDGHVEQVGTPMDLYKKPGNLFVAQFIGSPAMNILPATIDKTGNPTVVSHVGGRKATVPITTPASAKGAAVSFGVRPEDLIIASDTEYLFEGTVDYVEQLGEVQLVYVDIGRADLPLVTKLPGNVEVKRGSTLRLSANAEDLHIFDADGHSFALQKPEAKAA, from the coding sequence ATGGCCGATGTCAATCTGAGACAAGTGAAGAAGTCCTACGGCAATCTCAACATTCTCCACGGCATCGACCTTGATATCAAATCGGGCGAGTTCATCGTCTTCGTCGGTCCGTCCGGCTGCGGCAAGTCGACCTTGCTGCGCTCTATTGCCGGGCTCGAGGAAATCACGTCGGGCGAGCTCAAGATCGATGGCGACGTGGTCAACGACGTGCCGCCGTCCAAGCGCGGCATCGCCATGGTGTTCCAGTCCTACGCGCTTTATCCGCATATGACGGTCTACGACAACATGGCGTTCTCGATGAAGATCGGAAAGGAAAACAAGGCCGAGATCGACCGCCGCGTGCGCCAGGCCGCGGAAATCCTGCAGCTGACCAAATATCTCGACCGGCTGCCCAAGGCGATGTCGGGCGGCCAGCGCCAGCGTGTCGCCATCGGCCGCGCCATCGTGCGCAATCCGAAAGTGTTCCTGTTCGACGAGCCGCTCTCGAACCTCGACGCCGCGCTGCGCGTCGCGACGCGCATCGAGATCGCCAAGCTCAAGGAATCGATGCCCAACACGACGATGATCTATGTCACCCACGATCAGGTCGAGGCGATGACGCTGGCCGACCGCATCGTGGTGCTGAAGGACGGCCATGTCGAACAGGTCGGCACGCCGATGGACCTTTACAAGAAACCCGGCAATCTGTTCGTCGCCCAGTTCATCGGCTCGCCGGCCATGAACATCCTGCCGGCAACCATCGACAAGACCGGCAACCCGACAGTCGTCAGCCATGTCGGCGGTCGCAAGGCGACGGTGCCGATCACGACGCCCGCCTCGGCCAAGGGCGCGGCGGTCAGTTTCGGCGTGCGGCCGGAAGACCTGATCATCGCCAGCGATACGGAGTATCTGTTCGAGGGAACGGTCGACTATGTCGAGCAGCTTGGCGAGGTCCAGCTGGTCTATGTCGACATCGGCCGCGCCGACCTGCCGCTGGTGACCAAACTGCCGGGCAATGTCGAGGTCAAGCGCGGTTCGACATTGCGGCTGAGCGCCAACGCCGAGGACCTGCATATCTTCGACGCGGACGGACATTCCTTCGCGCTGCAAAAGCCGGAAGCAAAAGCGGCCTGA
- a CDS encoding substrate-binding domain-containing protein encodes MNLKQLAHMLALSQTTVSRALNGYPEVNEETRRRVMDAAKRHGYRPNPSARRLATGKSGMIGYVLPTGAAVDIDPHFVEFLSGLGDYARSHELDLVLSPADADDQETTYRRIVANRQVDAVYISSPRPQDSRVALVSTLGIPFLVHGRSEGFDFDYPYLDIDNEGAFHEAARLLVQLGHRRLALINGDDRETFAIHRERGVRRALAASGLTLGERHVCSVVMTEENGYRATRRLLEGGDAPTAIACSSLIMALGVVRAVRDLGLTIPSDVSLIAHDDVFPWLKPENFSVPLSTTRSSIRLAGARVAERLAARISGLEEGARGEVWPVDLVVRGSVAGAPA; translated from the coding sequence GTGAACCTCAAGCAGCTCGCGCATATGCTGGCGCTTTCGCAGACCACGGTAAGCCGGGCATTGAACGGCTACCCGGAGGTCAACGAGGAGACGCGCAGGCGAGTCATGGACGCCGCCAAGCGCCATGGCTATCGCCCCAATCCGAGCGCGCGGCGGCTGGCGACCGGCAAGTCCGGCATGATCGGCTATGTCCTGCCGACAGGCGCGGCCGTCGACATCGATCCGCATTTTGTCGAGTTCCTGTCGGGTCTGGGCGACTATGCCCGCTCGCACGAGCTTGATCTCGTGCTGTCGCCGGCCGATGCCGACGACCAGGAGACGACCTATCGGCGCATCGTCGCCAACCGGCAGGTCGATGCCGTCTATATCTCCTCGCCGCGGCCGCAGGACAGCCGGGTGGCGCTGGTAAGCACGCTCGGCATTCCCTTCCTCGTCCATGGCCGCAGCGAAGGCTTCGACTTCGACTATCCCTATCTCGACATCGACAATGAGGGCGCCTTCCACGAAGCGGCGCGGCTGCTGGTCCAGCTCGGCCACCGGCGGCTGGCGCTGATCAATGGCGATGACCGCGAGACCTTCGCCATCCATCGCGAGCGTGGCGTGCGCCGGGCGCTCGCGGCGAGTGGGCTGACCTTGGGCGAACGCCATGTCTGCTCCGTGGTCATGACCGAAGAGAACGGCTACCGCGCCACCAGGCGTCTGCTCGAGGGGGGCGACGCGCCGACGGCGATCGCCTGCTCCAGCCTGATCATGGCGCTGGGCGTCGTGCGCGCGGTGCGCGACCTCGGCCTCACCATTCCCAGCGATGTCTCGCTGATTGCCCATGACGACGTCTTCCCCTGGCTGAAGCCGGAAAATTTTTCCGTGCCGCTGTCGACGACGCGCTCATCCATCCGCCTTGCCGGCGCCCGCGTCGCCGAGCGGCTGGCGGCGCGGATTTCGGGACTGGAAGAAGGGGCGCGAGGCGAGGTTTGGCCGGTCGACCTGGTGGTGCGAGGCTCGGTCGCCGGCGCGCCGGCGTAG
- a CDS encoding aromatic ring-hydroxylating oxygenase subunit alpha, translating to MDARNDMLRLLNGRREGFSLEQPFYTDPDFFKLDMELIWYRDWLFIGHDCELPKPGSFITVQIGDYPVVLVRDQQGKINAFHNSCRHRGSRVCNTDRGMAAKLVCPYHQWTYELDGRLLFARQMADGFDKSQFGLKPVACESVAGYVFICLAKEPADFAPMRAMIEPYLKPHRLGEAKIAFESTIVEKGNWKLVWENNRECYHCAGNHPELCKTFPEAPTVTGVQGADSDPEMLAHWAKCEAAGLPSKFRIDPAGQYRATRAPLLRDAVSYTMNGKRAVKKNLSDTVSADRIGTLMHYHYPTTWNHILIDHAVTFRVLPISATETAVTTKWLVHKDAVEGVDYDLAELTHVWTETNDQDRRIVEENAFGILSPAYEPGPYSELHEGGVIQFVDWYARFIGPRLADDGRPALRSVA from the coding sequence ATGGATGCGCGCAACGATATGCTGAGGCTCTTGAACGGCCGCAGAGAGGGCTTCTCGCTCGAGCAGCCCTTCTACACCGATCCCGATTTCTTCAAGCTCGACATGGAGCTGATCTGGTATCGCGACTGGCTGTTCATCGGCCATGATTGCGAACTTCCCAAGCCCGGCAGCTTCATCACCGTGCAGATCGGCGACTATCCGGTCGTGCTGGTGCGCGATCAGCAGGGCAAGATCAATGCCTTCCACAATTCCTGCCGCCATCGTGGCAGCCGTGTCTGCAACACCGACAGGGGCATGGCCGCCAAGCTGGTCTGCCCCTATCACCAGTGGACCTATGAGCTGGACGGAAGGCTGCTGTTTGCCCGCCAGATGGCCGACGGTTTCGACAAGAGCCAGTTCGGCCTGAAGCCGGTCGCCTGCGAAAGCGTGGCCGGCTATGTCTTCATCTGCCTGGCCAAGGAGCCGGCCGACTTCGCGCCGATGCGGGCGATGATCGAACCCTATCTCAAGCCGCACCGGCTCGGCGAAGCAAAGATCGCCTTCGAGAGCACGATCGTCGAGAAGGGCAACTGGAAGCTCGTCTGGGAAAACAACCGCGAGTGCTACCATTGCGCCGGCAACCATCCGGAGCTGTGCAAGACCTTCCCGGAAGCCCCGACGGTGACCGGCGTGCAAGGCGCCGACAGCGATCCGGAGATGCTGGCGCACTGGGCCAAATGCGAGGCCGCCGGCCTGCCGAGCAAGTTCCGCATCGACCCGGCCGGGCAATACCGCGCCACCCGCGCGCCGCTGCTGCGCGACGCTGTCAGCTACACGATGAACGGCAAGCGCGCGGTGAAGAAGAACCTGTCTGACACGGTCTCGGCCGATCGCATCGGCACGTTGATGCACTATCACTACCCGACGACCTGGAACCATATCCTCATCGATCATGCCGTCACCTTCCGCGTGCTGCCGATCAGCGCGACGGAAACGGCGGTGACGACGAAGTGGCTGGTCCACAAGGATGCGGTCGAGGGCGTCGACTACGATCTTGCCGAACTCACCCATGTCTGGACCGAGACCAACGACCAGGACCGCCGCATCGTCGAGGAAAACGCCTTCGGCATCCTGTCGCCGGCCTATGAGCCCGGTCCCTACTCGGAGCTGCACGAGGGCGGCGTGATCCAGTTCGTCGACTGGTACGCGCGCTTCATCGGTCCGCGCCTTGCCGATGACGGCCGGCCTGCGCTGCGCAGTGTCGCTTGA
- the bglA gene encoding beta-galactosidase BglA: MQSALKASSNPDLAIDRDWWRGAVIYQIYPRSYQDSNGDGIGDLKGIIGRLPYIAALGADAIWISPFFKSPMKDFGYDVSDYCDVDPMFGTLADFDALTAEAHRLGLKVMIDEVLSHTADIHPWFKESRSSRSNAKADWYVWADARPDGTPPNNWLSIFGGSAWQWDTSRQQYYLHNFLAEQPDLNFHNREVQDALLDVTRFWLERGVDGFRLDTINFYFHSQGLENNPPLPPEERNDQTAPAVNPYNYQDHLYDKSRPENLGFLERFRALLDEYPATAAVGEVGDSQRGLEVVAAYTAGGKRVHMCYSFDFLAPEKISAAKVRSVLEAFGRVASDGWSCWAFSNHDVMRPASRWAAGEADPVAYLKVISALLMSLRGSVCIYQGEELGLGEAELRFEDLQDPYGIRFWPEFKGRDGCRTPMVWDGGAKNGGFSQAKPWLPVPAKHLAQAVNVQQGDQGSLLEHYRRFLTFRRAHPALAKGDITFIESEGDTVAFTRRAGNDEIVCVFNLGAGPAKVDLGSRSLQPLPGHGFSGQANPGSIELGGYGAWFGRID, from the coding sequence ATGCAATCCGCTTTGAAAGCCAGTTCGAACCCCGACCTCGCCATCGATCGCGACTGGTGGCGCGGTGCTGTGATCTATCAGATCTACCCGCGCAGCTATCAGGATTCGAACGGCGACGGCATCGGCGACCTCAAGGGCATCATCGGACGGCTGCCCTACATCGCCGCACTCGGCGCGGACGCCATCTGGATTTCGCCCTTCTTCAAGTCGCCGATGAAGGATTTCGGCTACGACGTCTCGGACTATTGCGACGTCGACCCGATGTTCGGCACGCTCGCCGATTTCGACGCGCTGACGGCGGAGGCGCACCGGCTGGGTCTCAAGGTGATGATCGACGAAGTGCTGTCGCACACGGCCGACATCCATCCCTGGTTCAAGGAAAGCCGGTCGAGCCGTAGCAATGCCAAGGCCGACTGGTATGTCTGGGCGGACGCCAGGCCCGACGGCACGCCGCCCAACAACTGGCTGTCAATCTTCGGCGGATCGGCCTGGCAGTGGGACACCAGCCGCCAGCAATATTACCTGCACAATTTCCTGGCCGAGCAGCCCGATCTCAACTTCCACAATCGCGAGGTGCAGGACGCGCTGCTCGACGTCACCCGCTTCTGGCTGGAACGCGGCGTCGACGGCTTCCGGCTCGACACGATCAATTTCTACTTCCACAGCCAGGGCCTGGAAAACAATCCGCCGCTGCCGCCGGAAGAGCGCAACGACCAGACCGCGCCGGCGGTCAATCCATACAACTACCAGGATCATCTCTACGACAAGAGCCGCCCGGAAAACCTCGGCTTCCTGGAGCGCTTCCGCGCCCTGCTCGACGAATATCCGGCGACCGCCGCTGTCGGCGAGGTCGGCGATTCGCAGCGCGGGCTGGAAGTCGTGGCCGCCTACACAGCCGGCGGCAAGCGCGTGCATATGTGCTATTCCTTCGACTTCCTGGCGCCGGAAAAGATCAGCGCCGCCAAGGTCCGCTCGGTGCTGGAAGCCTTTGGCAGGGTCGCCAGCGACGGCTGGTCGTGCTGGGCGTTCTCCAACCATGACGTGATGCGCCCGGCCTCGCGCTGGGCCGCCGGCGAAGCCGACCCTGTCGCCTATCTCAAGGTCATCTCGGCCTTGCTGATGTCGCTGCGCGGCTCGGTCTGCATCTACCAGGGCGAAGAACTCGGGCTCGGCGAGGCCGAGTTGCGCTTCGAGGACCTGCAGGATCCCTATGGCATCCGCTTCTGGCCGGAGTTCAAGGGCCGCGACGGCTGCCGCACGCCCATGGTGTGGGACGGCGGCGCCAAGAATGGCGGCTTCTCACAGGCCAAGCCCTGGCTGCCGGTGCCGGCCAAGCATCTGGCGCAGGCGGTCAATGTCCAGCAGGGCGACCAGGGTTCGCTGCTCGAGCACTACCGGCGCTTCCTGACCTTCCGCCGCGCCCATCCGGCGCTGGCCAAGGGCGACATCACCTTCATCGAGAGCGAGGGCGACACCGTCGCTTTCACGCGCCGCGCCGGCAACGATGAGATCGTCTGCGTCTTCAACCTCGGCGCCGGGCCGGCCAAGGTTGACCTTGGCAGCCGATCCCTGCAACCTTTGCCGGGGCACGGTTTTTCCGGGCAGGCGAACCCCGGTTCGATCGAGCTTGGCGGCTACGGTGCCTGGTTCGGGCGCATAGACTGA
- a CDS encoding DUF680 domain-containing protein encodes MKKIVLTAAALLAISGSAFAGSDHYGSNAAAATAVDSSYTASTKKSEPAAQTPAQGADHNLFGNN; translated from the coding sequence ATGAAAAAGATTGTTCTCACTGCCGCCGCCCTTCTGGCAATTTCCGGCAGCGCCTTCGCTGGTAGCGACCACTATGGTTCGAATGCCGCCGCAGCCACGGCTGTCGACAGCTCGTACACCGCTTCGACCAAGAAGTCGGAACCGGCTGCTCAGACGCCTGCCCAGGGCGCCGATCACAACCTGTTCGGCAACAACTAA